TATTTTGGCCATGTTTCTACCGATTCTGTGGTTGTTCCTAACATTTATGGTGATGTTCCTAACTTTTTTGCTTTAAACAACCCTCTTTTGGTAACATTTGCAT
The genomic region above belongs to Chitinispirillum alkaliphilum and contains:
- a CDS encoding Nitrite-sensitive transcriptional repressor NsrR — translated: MIAVPCYFGHVSTDSVVVPNIYGDVPNFFALNNPLLVTFAFI